From a single Oceanobacillus kimchii X50 genomic region:
- a CDS encoding methyl-accepting chemotaxis protein, with amino-acid sequence MKKLFKKKGIRFKLILAFAGFLLIPGYIIGVLTYFSSVDQIEGQLKTRINENIDIINRTIDNTMESKVHDVQIFADNMNDSMYENESEEVFQQFSQYVELHPEAASIYVGTEEGEFIQEPQLVQDSNYDPRERPWYIASMENTNDVIISDPYIGVGEGKLVVTVSKAIEDGSGVVAVDLSFDFIEEIASGIDIGNNGYAFLLDQQQNVIYHPELDKGTKAEEEIYSKLYESTNDEFSYSSQGINKFVYFATNDLTGWKLGGTMDQDEVQDAALSVFFTTVIVIVASLIIGGVLIFLVIRSILKPIRELKEKALIISTGDLTQAIDVKTTDEIGQLGSAFNQMQDGLRELIHDVEFNAQQVAASAEELNANADQMTSTTEQVSSAIQEISSSAEHQLHGTEESANSLEEVSTGVEKIVDSATSVSGYVEEMNSQAEVGGQAVHNTLEQMNAIQESVNNSNQMIESLLERSKEVTTILSAITDISEQTNLLALNAAIEAARAGEHGRGFAVVADEVRKLAEQSQSSANDINVILEGIQHDIQTTVEGMSLVTDKVSSGVEVSYDAIDKFGQIMQTSIKIRPQVEEVTAISEEMAAAVQQVTATANDLANIARSNAASSEEVAASTEEQLASMEEISASAKSLTDMAEELTEKIAKYNY; translated from the coding sequence GTGAAAAAATTATTTAAGAAGAAAGGCATACGTTTTAAGCTAATATTGGCATTTGCAGGGTTTTTATTAATACCGGGTTATATTATTGGTGTGCTAACATATTTTAGCTCTGTGGATCAGATTGAAGGTCAATTGAAAACAAGGATTAATGAGAATATAGATATAATAAATAGAACAATAGATAATACAATGGAATCGAAAGTACATGATGTACAAATCTTTGCAGACAATATGAATGATTCCATGTATGAAAATGAAAGTGAAGAAGTATTTCAACAGTTTTCACAATATGTGGAGTTACATCCAGAAGCAGCGAGTATATATGTTGGTACAGAAGAAGGAGAATTTATACAAGAACCTCAATTGGTTCAAGATAGCAATTATGATCCAAGAGAACGTCCTTGGTACATAGCATCCATGGAAAATACGAATGATGTTATCATTTCTGATCCTTATATCGGTGTAGGAGAAGGAAAGTTGGTAGTAACTGTATCGAAAGCTATTGAAGATGGTTCAGGAGTTGTAGCAGTAGATTTAAGTTTTGATTTTATCGAAGAAATTGCTTCTGGTATAGACATTGGCAATAATGGTTATGCGTTTCTTCTCGATCAACAACAAAATGTGATTTATCATCCAGAACTAGATAAAGGAACAAAGGCAGAAGAAGAAATATATAGCAAACTTTATGAAAGCACAAATGATGAATTTTCCTACTCTTCTCAAGGTATAAATAAGTTTGTTTATTTTGCGACAAACGATCTAACAGGTTGGAAACTCGGGGGGACAATGGATCAAGATGAAGTACAAGATGCAGCATTATCTGTATTTTTCACGACAGTAATTGTAATTGTTGCTTCACTGATAATAGGCGGAGTCTTAATTTTCTTAGTTATACGTTCCATATTGAAACCAATTCGTGAGTTGAAAGAAAAAGCACTTATCATCAGTACTGGGGATTTGACTCAGGCAATTGATGTAAAAACAACAGATGAAATAGGGCAATTAGGTAGTGCATTCAATCAAATGCAAGATGGTTTAAGAGAATTAATTCATGATGTGGAATTTAATGCACAACAAGTAGCTGCTTCTGCAGAAGAATTAAATGCCAATGCAGATCAGATGACCAGCACAACCGAACAAGTTTCATCAGCAATTCAAGAAATATCTTCTAGTGCTGAACATCAATTACATGGTACGGAAGAAAGTGCCAATTCATTGGAAGAAGTATCAACAGGAGTAGAAAAAATTGTTGATAGTGCAACATCGGTATCCGGATATGTGGAAGAAATGAACAGTCAAGCAGAGGTTGGTGGACAAGCGGTACACAATACTTTAGAACAAATGAATGCAATTCAGGAGTCTGTTAATAACTCTAATCAAATGATTGAGTCTTTATTAGAACGTTCCAAAGAAGTAACTACAATCCTAAGCGCGATTACGGATATCTCGGAGCAAACCAATCTTTTAGCACTTAATGCGGCAATTGAAGCAGCAAGAGCTGGAGAGCATGGAAGAGGGTTTGCTGTTGTCGCAGATGAAGTACGTAAACTAGCGGAACAATCGCAGAGTTCTGCGAATGACATTAATGTAATTCTTGAAGGAATTCAACATGATATCCAAACTACAGTGGAGGGAATGTCACTCGTAACGGATAAGGTTTCTTCTGGAGTAGAAGTTTCTTATGATGCAATTGATAAATTTGGACAAATTATGCAGACAAGTATTAAAATTCGGCCACAAGTAGAAGAAGTAACAGCCATCTCTGAAGAAATGGCTGCAGCAGTGCAACAAGTCACTGCAACGGCGAATGATTTAGCTAATATTGCAAGAAGTAACGCAGCATCATCGGAAGAAGTTGCAGCTTCAACAGAAGAACAACTTGCATCCATGGAGGAAATCTCTGCATCAGCTAAATCTTTAACAGATATGGCAGAAGAGTTAACCGAAAAAATCGCAAAATATAACTATTAA
- a CDS encoding ABC transporter substrate-binding protein — translation MKKILVVCLVLGLPLFLLTACADGGDSGDGDNDGGDSITLYSPETPDLTKQLAQKYEEVHGDKVNVHYAGTNVLVNQMMAEKGNPQADVWYGGGGILPFESAVDKEIITSYIPESAEDWEVIENGIKMKHQDGYYTGVELFVLGFSYNTDLVSEEEAPKTWEDLLDPKWEGKIQFPNPAASGTSTLMVLSYMMQYGEEEGWEYFQKLKDQANSIPDSGSAPTKAVAMGEAHVAVGFDFMAYEHQANGETVDFVVPDKTPILSNPMTLVKDGPNPEGGQKFMEFMLSEDAQQILADWYHIPINPDIESKTPLSVDNISNHAVELDIDWVNENYDRIRNEWNSKIK, via the coding sequence ATGAAAAAGATTTTAGTTGTTTGTTTGGTGTTAGGGTTACCATTGTTTCTGCTTACAGCTTGTGCAGATGGGGGAGATAGTGGCGATGGTGATAATGATGGAGGCGATAGTATCACGTTGTATTCACCGGAGACACCTGATTTGACGAAGCAGCTTGCACAGAAATATGAAGAAGTTCACGGTGATAAGGTGAATGTTCATTATGCAGGGACCAATGTATTGGTTAATCAAATGATGGCTGAAAAAGGTAATCCGCAAGCAGACGTCTGGTATGGCGGAGGAGGGATTCTTCCGTTTGAATCCGCAGTTGATAAGGAAATTATTACTTCCTATATTCCAGAAAGTGCTGAAGACTGGGAAGTAATTGAAAACGGTATCAAAATGAAACATCAGGATGGGTATTATACTGGGGTAGAGTTATTCGTACTTGGATTCTCTTATAATACAGATCTGGTTTCTGAAGAAGAAGCACCAAAGACTTGGGAAGATTTGTTGGATCCGAAGTGGGAAGGAAAGATTCAATTTCCGAATCCAGCAGCATCTGGTACATCAACTCTTATGGTACTTAGTTATATGATGCAATACGGTGAAGAAGAGGGATGGGAATATTTTCAAAAACTAAAGGATCAAGCAAATTCAATTCCGGATTCTGGTTCTGCGCCTACAAAAGCTGTAGCGATGGGAGAAGCGCATGTTGCGGTTGGGTTTGATTTTATGGCATATGAACACCAAGCGAATGGAGAGACTGTTGACTTTGTTGTTCCAGATAAAACGCCAATATTGTCTAATCCAATGACACTAGTAAAAGATGGACCAAATCCTGAAGGCGGGCAGAAATTTATGGAGTTTATGCTGAGTGAGGATGCACAGCAAATTCTTGCGGACTGGTATCATATTCCGATTAATCCAGACATAGAATCGAAGACACCTTTGTCCGTTGATAATATTAGTAATCATGCGGTAGAGCTTGATATCGACTGGGTGAATGAAAATTATGATCGAATACGAAATGAATGGAATAGCAAAATTAAGTAA
- a CDS encoding aspartyl-phosphate phosphatase Spo0E family protein, whose translation MMTKVDKLNQQVEATRREMYAAYERNPKDPYVLHLSQTLDSLLNELTHALQEHTQRDVSRNL comes from the coding sequence ATGATGACCAAAGTAGACAAGTTAAATCAGCAAGTAGAAGCTACACGAAGAGAAATGTATGCAGCATATGAACGTAATCCCAAAGATCCTTATGTACTTCATCTATCACAAACGCTAGACAGTCTATTAAATGAACTCACGCACGCTTTGCAAGAACATACCCAAAGAGATGTTAGTCGAAATTTGTAA
- a CDS encoding GntP family permease gives MEFLGMIGLLVSLIVLIYLTMKGVNIIIGAIISSVIVALTGGLRFDIALMDNYMTGFTGYFASWFFVFLLGAIFGKIMQETKSADSIAQWIKKLLGPKRAVFAVVAAAAIMTYGGVSLFVVGFAVYPIAVSLFRSANLPHRFIPAALVFGSISFTMTAPGSPEIQNIIPTEFFGTTPTAGGWIGVVCALLIMTLGGLWLGSMVKKAIAKGETFSLPNGGREESAASMEANLAQQESDPKKEDLPNIIISSIPLVLVIVLLNVLGQFMNPTIALLIALLVGITVACLTMLRFLTEFWNSLATGAQNALVALANTCAVVGFGSVAAQVSAFDSLITGLVNLPGPPLIGLAIGVTVICAITGSASGGLGIALPILAPIYLAQGLDPGSMHRISALASGGLDSLPHNGYVVTTVRAICGESHGRAYKPILMVSVILPTIVLALAVILYTIF, from the coding sequence ATGGAATTTCTAGGTATGATTGGATTATTGGTATCACTAATAGTTTTAATTTACCTTACAATGAAAGGTGTAAATATCATCATTGGAGCTATTATTAGTTCAGTGATCGTAGCACTAACAGGGGGATTAAGATTTGATATTGCCTTAATGGATAATTATATGACCGGATTTACGGGCTATTTTGCGTCATGGTTTTTTGTTTTCTTATTAGGCGCAATATTTGGTAAAATAATGCAAGAGACGAAATCAGCGGATAGTATTGCTCAATGGATTAAAAAGCTATTGGGACCAAAACGAGCAGTATTTGCAGTTGTAGCTGCTGCAGCTATTATGACATACGGAGGTGTGAGTTTATTTGTAGTGGGGTTTGCTGTATATCCTATCGCTGTCTCTTTATTTCGATCAGCAAATTTACCACACCGATTCATTCCTGCGGCTCTCGTTTTCGGTTCTATATCATTTACGATGACTGCACCTGGTTCACCAGAAATTCAAAATATTATACCTACTGAATTTTTTGGCACTACTCCAACAGCAGGCGGATGGATTGGTGTCGTATGTGCACTGTTGATAATGACTTTAGGTGGTTTATGGCTAGGTTCTATGGTGAAAAAAGCTATTGCCAAAGGAGAAACCTTCTCTTTGCCAAATGGAGGGCGAGAGGAATCAGCTGCAAGTATGGAAGCTAATCTTGCACAACAGGAATCTGATCCGAAAAAAGAGGACTTGCCAAATATCATTATTTCCAGTATTCCACTTGTATTAGTCATTGTGCTTTTAAATGTATTAGGACAATTTATGAACCCAACAATTGCATTATTAATCGCTTTATTAGTAGGTATCACAGTTGCATGTTTGACAATGCTTCGTTTTCTTACTGAATTTTGGAACTCACTTGCAACGGGAGCGCAAAATGCGTTAGTAGCTTTAGCTAATACTTGTGCCGTAGTAGGATTTGGGAGTGTTGCTGCTCAAGTATCAGCATTTGATTCGTTAATCACTGGTTTGGTGAATTTACCTGGACCGCCATTGATTGGTTTAGCTATAGGTGTAACTGTCATTTGTGCTATTACAGGGTCTGCTTCAGGCGGATTAGGAATCGCGTTGCCTATCCTAGCTCCTATTTATTTAGCACAAGGGTTAGATCCAGGATCGATGCATCGTATATCCGCTCTAGCTTCAGGAGGATTGGATTCTCTTCCGCACAATGGGTATGTTGTAACCACAGTTCGTGCGATATGTGGAGAATCACATGGAAGGGCGTATAAACCAATTTTAATGGTGAGTGTAATTTTACCTACTATTGTGTTAGCGTTGGCAGTTATTTTGTACACCATATTTTAA
- the hag gene encoding flagellin Hag — MIINHNISALNAHRQLGANQNGVQGSLEKLSSGLQINKAGDDAAGLAISEKMRGQIRGLEMATKNAQDGISLIQTAEGALNETHSILQRMRELTVQAGNTGTQEPEDLQAIQDEITALKEEIGGIEDGSKGIADRTQFNGKDLLDGSFADTDLVFQIGANGGQQLTVNIADMRATALGSEDGTDGDGNAVTGLKISEIDITDFETNDFETQLNAIDAAITQVSTQRSSLGAVQNRLEHTINNLGASSENLTAAESRIRDVDMAKEMMEFTKGNILSQAAQSMLAQANQQPQGVLQLLQ, encoded by the coding sequence ATGATTATCAATCACAACATTTCTGCTCTTAATGCGCATCGCCAATTAGGAGCAAATCAAAACGGAGTTCAAGGATCTTTAGAAAAACTTTCTTCAGGTCTTCAAATCAACAAAGCTGGAGATGACGCTGCAGGTCTAGCAATCTCTGAAAAAATGCGTGGACAAATTCGTGGTCTAGAAATGGCTACTAAAAACGCACAAGATGGTATTTCTTTAATTCAAACTGCTGAAGGTGCATTGAATGAAACTCATTCTATCCTTCAACGTATGCGTGAACTAACAGTTCAAGCTGGAAACACTGGAACTCAAGAACCAGAAGATTTACAAGCTATTCAAGATGAGATCACTGCCTTAAAAGAAGAAATTGGTGGAATTGAAGACGGAAGTAAAGGTATTGCTGATAGAACGCAATTTAATGGTAAAGATTTATTAGATGGTAGCTTTGCAGATACTGATTTAGTATTTCAAATCGGAGCTAATGGTGGACAACAACTTACAGTTAACATTGCAGATATGAGAGCAACTGCTTTAGGATCTGAAGATGGAACAGATGGTGATGGAAATGCAGTAACAGGTTTAAAAATAAGCGAAATTGATATAACAGATTTTGAAACTAATGATTTCGAAACACAGTTAAACGCTATTGATGCTGCAATTACACAGGTGTCAACTCAACGTAGTAGCTTAGGTGCAGTACAAAATCGTTTAGAGCACACTATCAACAACCTAGGAGCTTCTTCAGAGAACTTAACTGCTGCAGAATCTCGTATCCGTGACGTTGATATGGCAAAAGAAATGATGGAGTTCACGAAAGGTAACATTCTTTCTCAAGCTGCTCAATCAATGCTTGCTCAAGCTAACCAACAACCACAAGGTGTATTACAATTACTTCAATAA
- a CDS encoding YhgE/Pip domain-containing protein, translating to MKNIWNIFSTDVRKTGTNWVALIILGGLLILPSLYAWLNIKAAWDPYSQVDEVPVGIVNEDVGAEVRGEDIHVGDELISTLKEDNSMNWQFDNREGAMEHIENGDYYAVIIIPEDFSEKLGTVTTGNPEKANVEYYVNEKVNAITPQMTNRGASTIVDNVSSQFVSTVNGVIFDLFNQIGVQLENDLPDIERFEEYLFNVEESLPEIEELLTSTLTDAENAADLINEAQGLIPRAEETTNDGLNTIDNTIAFLDNAEGRLNEMAPQIQEDLETIQQVTQSTNDFLQDVQDSNIDFGSGNAIVEQVDTQINDGLERLTTIEDALNQVQEQLDPEQPEYEQIQDSLDQIVSLRESLENVQTDANEINTVLQNTEDEVSTLLNDLKERSQTVNEQVDAFVVEYTDTIEPTVRQTVDEAQGTLQEARGILVDIQSTIPEVESILASTDGNLQEGTDTINTVLGEFPYVNTKVNELADRVREIQDEADLQEIIDLLQNDPEAEQSFFQEPVTLDETQVFPIANYGAGMTPFYTVLAIWVGGLLLISLLSTEVHHVSEFTLRQEYFGKLMTFLLIGIIQTIIITFGDIFILGVEMAHPGWFILFGLFISFIFITIIYTLVSVFGDVGKAMVIVFLVLQIAGSGGTYPAMLLPEFFQTINPFLPFTYAIDLLREAVGGIIWSKAIKDMLVLALFGSVFFALGAFFKQPINKHTRKLAKKSRESGLFH from the coding sequence ATGAAGAACATATGGAATATTTTTTCGACGGATGTTCGTAAAACAGGTACGAATTGGGTTGCACTTATTATTCTAGGCGGTTTATTGATTTTACCGTCCTTATACGCTTGGCTAAATATTAAAGCTGCTTGGGACCCTTACAGTCAAGTCGATGAAGTACCGGTTGGTATTGTAAATGAAGATGTCGGCGCAGAAGTGCGTGGAGAAGACATACATGTTGGAGACGAGCTTATATCTACCTTAAAAGAGGATAACTCCATGAATTGGCAATTTGATAACCGCGAAGGTGCGATGGAACATATTGAAAACGGGGACTATTACGCAGTGATAATTATCCCAGAAGATTTTTCCGAAAAGCTAGGAACGGTTACTACCGGAAATCCAGAAAAAGCAAATGTAGAATACTACGTAAATGAAAAGGTAAACGCAATTACCCCACAAATGACCAACCGTGGCGCAAGCACGATTGTTGATAATGTAAGCAGTCAGTTTGTATCGACGGTGAATGGCGTTATTTTTGATTTATTTAATCAAATTGGTGTGCAACTAGAAAATGATCTACCTGACATTGAACGATTTGAAGAGTACTTATTTAATGTTGAAGAAAGTTTACCTGAAATTGAAGAACTATTAACAAGTACATTAACAGATGCAGAGAATGCTGCTGATTTAATTAATGAGGCACAAGGATTAATTCCTCGTGCAGAAGAAACAACAAATGATGGACTAAATACAATTGATAATACGATAGCATTTCTTGATAATGCAGAGGGGCGTTTAAACGAAATGGCTCCGCAAATCCAAGAAGATTTAGAGACGATACAGCAAGTAACACAATCAACAAATGATTTCTTACAAGATGTTCAAGATTCTAATATCGATTTTGGCAGTGGTAATGCAATCGTGGAACAAGTCGACACACAAATTAATGATGGATTAGAGCGTCTTACAACGATAGAAGATGCTCTAAATCAAGTACAAGAACAGCTTGATCCTGAACAACCAGAATACGAACAAATTCAAGATTCACTTGATCAGATTGTATCATTAAGAGAATCATTAGAGAACGTTCAAACAGATGCCAATGAAATTAACACCGTGTTGCAGAATACAGAAGACGAAGTATCCACTTTACTCAATGATTTAAAAGAACGTTCGCAAACGGTTAATGAACAAGTAGATGCCTTTGTTGTTGAATATACGGATACAATTGAACCAACGGTACGTCAAACAGTTGATGAGGCTCAAGGGACGTTACAAGAGGCAAGAGGAATACTGGTTGATATTCAATCAACCATCCCAGAAGTCGAATCTATTCTTGCTTCTACGGATGGGAATCTACAAGAAGGAACGGATACGATTAATACCGTACTCGGTGAATTCCCTTATGTAAATACGAAAGTAAATGAATTAGCGGATCGCGTCCGTGAAATACAAGATGAAGCCGATTTACAGGAAATTATTGATTTACTCCAGAATGATCCTGAGGCAGAGCAAAGCTTTTTCCAAGAACCAGTAACATTGGATGAGACTCAAGTATTCCCAATTGCGAATTATGGTGCGGGTATGACTCCATTCTATACTGTTCTCGCTATTTGGGTTGGCGGTCTATTATTAATTTCACTGTTGTCCACCGAAGTTCACCATGTTTCGGAGTTTACGTTACGTCAAGAGTATTTTGGAAAGTTGATGACTTTCTTACTTATTGGGATTATTCAAACCATCATTATTACATTTGGAGATATTTTTATTCTTGGAGTAGAAATGGCACATCCAGGATGGTTTATTTTGTTTGGGCTATTCATTAGTTTCATTTTCATTACGATTATTTACACGCTTGTCTCTGTATTTGGAGATGTTGGAAAAGCAATGGTAATTGTTTTTCTTGTATTACAGATTGCCGGTTCTGGAGGAACATACCCTGCGATGCTATTACCCGAGTTCTTCCAGACAATCAATCCATTCTTGCCATTTACGTATGCAATCGACTTATTACGTGAAGCTGTCGGCGGAATTATCTGGAGTAAAGCAATCAAAGATATGCTTGTGTTAGCCTTATTTGGTTCTGTTTTCTTTGCTTTAGGAGCATTCTTTAAGCAACCCATTAACAAACATACGAGAAAACTAGCAAAAAAATCACGAGAATCAGGTTTATTCCATTAA
- a CDS encoding CoA-acylating methylmalonate-semialdehyde dehydrogenase — MTQTTVKIVKNYIGGEWIDSRTEKTEDVFNPATGEVIAQVPISTSEDVNNAIEVANEAFKTWKEVPVPKRARILFKYQQLLVEHWDELAQLITVENGKNYTEAYGEVQRGIENVEFATGAPSLMMGEQLPSIATDLESGVYRYPIGVIGGITPFNFPMMVPCWMFPMAIATGNTFVMKPSERTPLLANRLAELLEEAGLPKGVFNIVHGAHDVVNGLLDHKKVAAISFVGSQPVAEYVYKRGTENLKRVQALAGAKNHSIVLNDANLENATTQILNAAFGSAGERCMAASVVAVEEEVADEFVALLTQKANEIKIGNGLDEGVFLGPVIRDKHKERTLQYIHSGEEEGANLVRDGRTDEAAKQEGYFVGPTIFDHVTSEMKIWQDEIFAPVLSIARVNNLEEGVDLANESRFANGACIFTRDGGSVRRFRETIDAGMLGVNIGVPAPMAFFPFSGWKDSFYGDLHANGKDGLQFYTRKKVLTTKWV; from the coding sequence ATGACACAAACTACAGTAAAAATCGTTAAAAACTATATTGGTGGAGAATGGATTGACTCTCGTACAGAAAAAACAGAGGATGTCTTCAATCCAGCGACAGGAGAAGTAATTGCACAAGTGCCAATTTCAACAAGTGAAGATGTAAACAATGCGATAGAGGTGGCAAATGAAGCATTTAAGACTTGGAAGGAAGTACCTGTTCCAAAACGGGCTCGAATCTTATTTAAATATCAACAATTACTCGTAGAACATTGGGATGAGCTAGCGCAATTAATTACGGTGGAAAACGGAAAAAATTACACAGAAGCGTATGGTGAAGTACAACGTGGAATTGAAAATGTAGAATTTGCGACTGGAGCCCCATCATTAATGATGGGAGAACAGCTACCCTCAATTGCAACTGATTTAGAATCCGGTGTATATCGTTACCCAATTGGGGTCATTGGCGGAATTACACCGTTTAATTTTCCAATGATGGTACCGTGCTGGATGTTTCCGATGGCGATTGCTACCGGGAATACCTTTGTAATGAAACCATCTGAGCGTACGCCATTATTAGCGAACCGTTTGGCAGAACTTCTAGAAGAAGCAGGACTTCCAAAAGGAGTATTCAATATAGTACATGGTGCTCATGATGTCGTAAATGGATTACTTGATCATAAAAAAGTTGCTGCTATTTCCTTTGTTGGCTCTCAGCCAGTAGCCGAATACGTATATAAACGAGGAACAGAGAATTTAAAACGTGTACAGGCACTCGCAGGAGCAAAAAATCACTCGATTGTACTAAATGATGCCAACCTTGAAAATGCGACAACTCAAATATTGAATGCAGCATTCGGTTCTGCAGGAGAAAGATGTATGGCTGCATCTGTAGTAGCAGTTGAAGAAGAGGTTGCTGATGAGTTTGTTGCTTTATTAACGCAGAAAGCGAATGAAATAAAAATTGGAAATGGGTTAGATGAAGGGGTATTCCTTGGACCGGTAATCCGTGATAAACATAAGGAACGTACGTTACAATATATTCATTCTGGTGAGGAAGAAGGTGCAAATCTTGTTCGGGATGGTCGTACAGATGAAGCAGCTAAGCAAGAAGGTTATTTTGTCGGACCAACCATATTTGATCATGTAACTTCAGAAATGAAAATTTGGCAAGATGAAATTTTCGCTCCAGTGTTGTCAATTGCCCGTGTGAATAATTTAGAGGAAGGTGTAGATTTAGCAAACGAATCTAGATTTGCAAATGGGGCATGTATCTTTACAAGAGATGGGGGAAGCGTGCGTAGATTTAGAGAGACTATCGATGCTGGCATGCTTGGTGTAAATATTGGTGTTCCTGCACCAATGGCATTCTTCCCATTCTCTGGTTGGAAAGATTCATTCTATGGGGATTTACATGCAAACGGAAAAGATGGATTACAATTTTATACACGTAAAAAAGTACTTACTACCAAATGGGTGTAG
- a CDS encoding GlsB/YeaQ/YmgE family stress response membrane protein, with protein MLSFIWSLIIGGILGWIASLIVGKDLPGGIIGNILAGFVGAWLGSFILGSWGPEIGGFFIVPALIGAIILIFIVSLIMRAVRR; from the coding sequence ATGTTAAGTTTTATTTGGAGTTTAATCATAGGTGGTATACTTGGTTGGATTGCTAGCTTGATTGTTGGAAAAGATTTACCAGGTGGTATAATTGGAAATATATTAGCAGGATTTGTTGGTGCATGGTTAGGTTCATTTATTTTAGGAAGTTGGGGACCAGAAATCGGCGGGTTCTTTATTGTTCCGGCATTAATCGGTGCAATCATTCTAATCTTTATTGTTAGCTTAATTATGCGCGCTGTAAGAAGATAA
- a CDS encoding YjfB family protein: MDIAGLSIAMSQANVQQQVSFGLMNKVMDQSERQGSNLLKMLDQPMHPHLGQSIDLKG; the protein is encoded by the coding sequence ATGGATATAGCAGGGCTATCTATCGCAATGAGTCAAGCGAATGTACAACAGCAAGTATCTTTTGGACTGATGAATAAGGTAATGGACCAATCGGAACGCCAAGGTTCCAATCTATTAAAAATGCTTGATCAACCAATGCATCCTCATTTAGGTCAATCCATCGACTTAAAAGGATGA
- a CDS encoding transporter substrate-binding domain-containing protein yields the protein MKGINIILIILFSILLLSACGSSSEDGTDKNENGKSTSDDERWEEINTDGEIVVGTSGTLFPASYYEGDTLTGFDVEVMRELAKRLDLDITFETMGVDSMLSAIQSGRIDVAANQIESTEKRKKEFNFSEPYKYSYTTMVVRKDDNSEINSLEDLQGKKAGGGATTVYSQIAEHFGAEVVTYGNAPNEAYLRDVHNGRTDVVINDYYLQKFGIAEFPEFDIHLHPELRFRTTEQSIVIPKGETQLTTEINQVLKEMRNDGTLSDLAIQYFEEDASKKPNLEMEEIEGLDL from the coding sequence TTGAAAGGAATAAATATCATACTAATTATTTTATTTTCTATCTTGTTATTAAGTGCATGTGGTAGTTCCAGTGAAGATGGGACAGACAAAAATGAAAATGGAAAGAGTACCAGCGATGATGAAAGGTGGGAAGAAATTAATACTGATGGGGAGATTGTTGTTGGGACGTCGGGTACATTATTTCCTGCATCGTATTATGAAGGTGATACTTTAACTGGATTTGATGTTGAAGTCATGCGGGAGTTAGCCAAAAGATTGGACTTGGATATTACTTTTGAAACAATGGGCGTTGATAGTATGCTTTCAGCAATTCAAAGTGGAAGAATTGATGTTGCTGCCAATCAAATTGAGTCAACAGAGAAACGAAAGAAAGAATTTAATTTCAGTGAACCATATAAATATTCTTATACTACCATGGTAGTTCGTAAAGATGATAATTCTGAAATTAATTCATTAGAAGATTTGCAAGGGAAGAAAGCTGGTGGTGGAGCAACAACAGTCTATAGCCAAATTGCAGAACATTTTGGAGCGGAAGTTGTTACTTACGGAAACGCACCAAATGAAGCATATTTACGTGATGTACATAACGGTAGAACAGATGTAGTAATCAATGATTATTATCTGCAGAAATTTGGTATCGCCGAGTTCCCTGAATTTGATATCCATTTACATCCTGAATTACGATTTAGAACAACGGAGCAATCTATAGTAATCCCAAAAGGTGAAACTCAGCTAACAACTGAAATAAATCAAGTTCTTAAAGAAATGCGTAATGATGGAACACTCTCTGATTTGGCAATTCAGTATTTTGAGGAAGACGCATCTAAAAAGCCTAATCTAGAAATGGAGGAAATAGAGGGTCTAGATCTATAA